A genomic window from Pecten maximus chromosome 2, xPecMax1.1, whole genome shotgun sequence includes:
- the LOC117340795 gene encoding uncharacterized protein LOC117340795, with translation MSCIGTFPTPPNAVASTDKIDVGVSVNITCEAGYHGVGKGTSTCLADGQWSSPAYQCDGEEWPNGTYTLLQPFNGCPAQFSTGQRIWRPEKTGYSTFSTNNNLQGYANQTQIEWHFCTKTGSGDSESWPAGDYCILRKGGSCPAGFNIGLITFDEEDSAPSDRSQGTGTLPDGVYAANTDLYFCCKKDGSVAIEATFPVSTPFVLFRYTMASCQLITGMTVEPGYTFFDSEPNGNIDKSEGSVPYVDGPPTWHIYHCYYY, from the exons ATGT CCTGTATTGGTACCTTCCCTACGCCACCGAATGCCGTCGCCTCTACAGACAAAATAGATGTGGGAGTGTCCGTCAACATAACATGCGAGGCAGGCTACCATGGTGTAGGCAAAGGAACCAGCACATGTTTGGCTGATGGACAATGGTCATCTCCGGCTTATCAGTGTGACGGGGAGG AATGGCCAAATGGCACATACACACTACTGCAGCCGTTCAATGGATGCCCTGCTCAGTTCTCTACTGGACAAAGGATATGGCGTCCTGAGAAAACCGGGTACAGCACCTTctccaccaacaataacctaCAAG GTTATGCTAATCAGACCCAGATTGAGTGGCATTTCTGTACCAAGACTGGTAGTGGAGACTCAGAATCATGGCCAGCGGGAGACTACTGCATCTTGAGAAAAGGAGGATCGTGTCCGGCTG GTTTTAACATCGGTCTTATTACCTTTGACGAGGAAGACAGCGCGCCGAGCGATAGGTCTCAGGGGACAGGAACTCTACCGGACGGAGTATACGCCGCCAACACCGACTTGTATTTCTGCTGCAA GAAGGATGGGTCGGTAGCCATTGAAGCCACGTTTCCGGTGTCGACACCATTCGTCCTGTTCCGATACACGATGGCTAGCTGTCAGTTAATCACTGGTATGACGGTAGAGCCGGGATACACCTTCTTTGACAGCGAGCCTAACGGAAACATAGACAAGTCCGAAGGCAGTGTTCCATACGTCGACGGCCCACCAACCTGGCATATCTACCATTGTTACTACTATTAG